In Candidatus Binataceae bacterium, the sequence CTACGGGCGTGGCAAATCCGCCACCTCGGCCATCAGCTCGATCGCTTCGTCTTGGCGCGCCTCGATCAGGGCGCCATCGGCTCCGCAACTCTCCCAAGCCCGATAACGCTCACGGATCCGCGCCGGTGGCCCGACCAGCGCCCGCAAATCGATCAACTCGTCCGGCACCGCGGCCGCAGCTTCCTCTTTGTGCCCTGCAAGATACAGCTCCTGGACACGCGCTGCAGCCTCCGGAAAGCCGTGTCGTGACATCAGATCCTTGTGAAAATTCTTGCTCCGCGCGCCCATCCCGCCGACGTAGAGCGCAACGTTGGGCTTCATCCGATCCAGCGCGCTCTTCACGTCGCGATCTATGATCACCGGCATGATGGTGAAGATCTCAAACTTATCAAACGATTTGGCGTTGCCGGCGCGACGAAAACCGGCCTCTAGCCAAGGGCGATAGTGCGACATCGCGTCCGGCACCAGCCCCATCGCCAGCCATCCGTCACAGATCTCGGCGCAAAGCTTGACGGTCGCTTCGTTCTCGGCCCCCAGCCAGATAGGCAGCTTCGGATTCATGTGGAGAATCGACTTGAGCGGCTTGCCCAGCTCACTCGAACCCGGCCCGTGATAAGGGAGCGAAATCTCGCGACCTTGATAGCTGACCGGTGCCTCACGCTGAAAGATTTTGCGCATGATCGCGATATAATCGCGGATACGATAGTAGGGGCGACCCCACGGCTGGCCGTACCAGCCCTCGACGATTTGCGGTCCTGATACACCCAGCCCTAAGACAAAGCGATTACCGCCGGCCAGGGCGTCGATGGTCCCGGCGCACATCGCGGCATTGGCAGGACTGCGCGCGGCGAGCTGCATCACACCTGTGCCCAAC encodes:
- a CDS encoding LLM class F420-dependent oxidoreductase → AAMKLGVMIGYSGARMHLPIERILRAEALGYDSVWTAESYGSDAVSPLAYIAALTKRIRLGTGVMQLAARSPANAAMCAGTIDALAGGNRFVLGLGVSGPQIVEGWYGQPWGRPYYRIRDYIAIMRKIFQREAPVSYQGREISLPYHGPGSSELGKPLKSILHMNPKLPIWLGAENEATVKLCAEICDGWLAMGLVPDAMSHYRPWLEAGFRRAGNAKSFDKFEIFTIMPVIIDRDVKSALDRMKPNVALYVGGMGARSKNFHKDLMSRHGFPEAAARVQELYLAGHKEEAAAAVPDELIDLRALVGPPARIRERYRAWESCGADGALIEARQDEAIELMAEVADLPRP